TGGGACAGCGACAACATACCGTACACGACCTGCTTTGAGAACGCGCGCAAGGAGAAAGCAGGTGTGAAGATGAATCCGAACGATCCCAAGGAGAACCCGGAGATGTTCATGTTCGGGAGAGGAGGCATCGAGATCGATGACGATCGCCGAGCATCGGATGCTTTTGAGCAGAACATAAGTGAAGGGCACAGAATGGTCAGTGCGCACCGGAGGACCCCATCAGATCAATACAAGAGTACAGCGAGCCGCACCAGCGTTCGGTCAGAATCTGGGAGTGAAAAGAGCAGTTCCGATTCGCGCCGGAACTCGAGTCGACATCGTGCTAGGCTAGACCGCAATAAAGGGCTAACGGAGAGCAGCAACAGCTTGTCGCCCTCCGTGGCTAGTGTCCCAAAGCATGCAAGACAAAGGAGTGGAAGTCAACCGTCCGATGATTCCGTAAGTTTGGACTTTGCAATCTCAGATTCAATCTAGCACACCTAATTGCTGTGAATTTTTTCACCTTAGTAGCCTTCTCTAGCAGGTGATTAGCCCTTTCATATGCTAATGGAAGTTATTACAAGGTAATAGCATGAGCAAAGTGCTTCTGTAAAATGGTCATTGGCATTCTGTCATAGATGAGCTTCAAGTAGATTCACCACAAATGGTAAGATTGCTCA
The sequence above is drawn from the Rhodamnia argentea isolate NSW1041297 chromosome 9, ASM2092103v1, whole genome shotgun sequence genome and encodes:
- the LOC115742921 gene encoding NOI-like protein isoform X3 codes for the protein MALPQQHSHVPKFGNWDSDNIPYTTCFENARKEKAGVKMNPNDPKENPEMFMFGRGGIEIDDDRRASDAFEQNISEGHRMVSAHRRTPSDQYKSTASRTSVRSESGSEKSSSDSRRNSSRHRARLDRNKGLTESSNSLSPSVASVPKHARQRSGSQPSDDSISSQKKNNCPNEELSWRHPWHVATRSKSHVSSGESPTLYG
- the LOC115742921 gene encoding RPM1-interacting protein 4-like isoform X1, which encodes MALPQQHSHVPKFGNWDSDNIPYTTCFENARKEKAGVKMNPNDPKENPEMFMFGRGGIEIDDDRRASDAFEQNISEGHRMVSAHRRTPSDQYKSTASRTSVRSESGSEKSSSDSRRNSSRHRARLDRNKGLTESSNSLSPSVASVPKHARQRSGSQPSDDSHRRAPSIPKFGAWDETDPTSGESFTVIFNKVKEEKQNTSSKFPVVPPEPNTYSSNQKKQESSSSSRSKICCGLCFGGRE
- the LOC115742921 gene encoding RPM1-interacting protein 4-like isoform X2, encoding MAQHSHVPKFGNWDSDNIPYTTCFENARKEKAGVKMNPNDPKENPEMFMFGRGGIEIDDDRRASDAFEQNISEGHRMVSAHRRTPSDQYKSTASRTSVRSESGSEKSSSDSRRNSSRHRARLDRNKGLTESSNSLSPSVASVPKHARQRSGSQPSDDSHRRAPSIPKFGAWDETDPTSGESFTVIFNKVKEEKQNTSSKFPVVPPEPNTYSSNQKKQESSSSSRSKICCGLCFGGRE